The following are from one region of the Mangifera indica cultivar Alphonso chromosome 14, CATAS_Mindica_2.1, whole genome shotgun sequence genome:
- the LOC123196945 gene encoding transcription factor MYB14-like has translation MARTPCCDKNGLKKGTWTPEEDRKLTAYVIRYGCWNWRQLPKYAGLSRCGKSCRLRWMNYLRPNIKRGNYSKEEDDTIIRLHESLGNRWAAIAAQLPGRTDNEIKNHWHTNLKKRLNQNSNSSSDQSKEKSEDPSHHETSQEGESKLNNDHLDITSLQILESSSSSPLPSSSDQFSSIPLDTTGVIRSTESIVEHHKVDTFFEPYAAPSSNFWTEPFLADNSYNFNISNDFLVPFTDPEYVPVHSPFFDGDMLCPFI, from the exons atggcgAGAACACCTTGCTGTGATAAAAATGGGCTAAAGAAGGGAACATGGACACCTGAAGAAGATAGAAAGCTAACGgcttatgtaattagatatggCTGTTGGAACTGGCGCCAACTTCCCAAGTATGCAG GTTTATCAAGGTGTGGAAAGAGTTGCAGGCTGAGATGGATGAACTATTTGAGGCCAAACATCAAACGGGGGAATTATAGCAAGGAAGAAGACGACACCATCATAAGATTGCACGAGTCACTGGGAAATAG ATGGGCGGCGATTGCAGCTCAGTTACCAGGAAGAACTGACAACGAGATTAAAAACCACTGGCACACAAACCTGAAGAAGCGGCTCAACCAAAATTCGAACTCAAGTAGTGatcaatcaaaagaaaaatcgGAAGATCCGTCACACCATGAAACCAGCCAAGAGGGAGAATCAAAACTCAACAACGACCATCTAGATATAACAAGTCTCCAAATTCTTGAAAGCTCCTCGTCATCACCACTACCCTCCTCAAGTGATCAATTTTCCTCGATACCCTTAGATACCACAGGGGTAATCAGAAGCACAGAATCAATTGTGGAACATCATAAGGTTGATACTTTCTTTGAACCATATGCTGCACCGAGTAGTAATTTCTGGACTGAACCATTCTTGGCAGACAATTCCTACAATTTCAATATTTCCAATGATTTTCTGGTACCTTTTACGGACCCCGAATATGTACCTGTTCATTCTCCATTTTTCGATGGAGATATGTTATGCCCATTTATCTGA